Proteins from a genomic interval of Flammeovirgaceae bacterium SG7u.111:
- the fucP gene encoding L-fucose:H+ symporter permease: MSKSTPKIVDRKNLLPFILITSLFALWGFANDITNPMVAAFKTIMEISNFKASLVQFAFYGGYATMAIPAALFIQKYSYKKGILLGLALYATGALLFWPAAQFQVFGFFLVSLYILTFGLAFLETTANPFILSLGEKETATQRLNLAQAFNPMGSLIGMFVASRLILAALHSDKHTDEAGNLIDFSMLDATTKAMDRAHDLMVIRNPYVVIGIVVIVMLVVIAMVKMPQNEHEIKIHPLDSAKRLLGNKVYREGVIAQVFYVAAQIMCWTFIIQYAGNLGIDKATAQLYNIAAMVVFLTSRFISTFLMRFINARKLLMFFAIGGMVTTLSAILIVGVSGLYFLMATSAFMSLMFPTIYGIALRDVGEDVTLGSAGLVMAIVGGALLPPIQGAIIDLGTVGPLPAVNFSFFLPFVSFIMIAIYGYRSNKFQS, from the coding sequence ATGTCAAAATCCACCCCCAAAATAGTAGATCGAAAAAACCTTCTCCCATTTATATTAATAACCAGTCTTTTTGCCTTATGGGGTTTTGCCAATGACATCACTAACCCAATGGTGGCAGCTTTTAAAACCATCATGGAAATCTCAAACTTTAAAGCATCGTTGGTTCAGTTTGCTTTTTATGGAGGGTATGCTACTATGGCTATTCCAGCAGCCTTGTTCATCCAAAAATATTCCTACAAAAAAGGGATATTATTAGGTCTGGCTTTGTATGCGACTGGAGCATTGTTGTTTTGGCCAGCCGCTCAGTTTCAAGTGTTTGGTTTTTTCTTAGTCTCCCTTTATATCCTCACATTTGGATTGGCATTTCTAGAAACAACAGCTAATCCATTTATTTTATCGCTTGGTGAAAAAGAAACGGCTACCCAGCGCTTAAACCTAGCGCAAGCATTCAACCCAATGGGCTCGTTAATCGGAATGTTTGTAGCATCACGCTTAATCCTTGCCGCCTTGCACTCCGATAAGCACACGGACGAAGCGGGAAACCTGATCGATTTTTCCATGTTGGACGCTACAACCAAAGCTATGGACAGGGCTCATGACCTAATGGTTATCCGTAACCCTTATGTAGTTATAGGCATTGTAGTAATCGTAATGCTAGTCGTGATAGCAATGGTGAAAATGCCACAAAATGAACATGAAATAAAAATTCATCCTTTAGATTCGGCTAAAAGGCTTTTGGGCAATAAAGTATATAGGGAGGGAGTGATTGCCCAGGTTTTCTATGTTGCCGCTCAAATTATGTGTTGGACATTTATTATACAGTACGCAGGTAATTTGGGAATCGACAAAGCAACGGCTCAATTGTATAACATAGCAGCAATGGTTGTTTTCCTGACTAGCAGGTTTATAAGTACCTTTCTCATGAGGTTTATAAATGCCCGCAAGCTGCTTATGTTTTTTGCCATAGGTGGAATGGTAACAACTCTTTCTGCTATTTTAATAGTGGGCGTCTCTGGGCTTTATTTCCTAATGGCTACCTCAGCCTTTATGTCACTGATGTTCCCCACTATTTACGGTATTGCCCTCAGGGATGTTGGCGAAGATGTTACACTAGGCTCTGCCGGGTTGGTAATGGCAATTGTAGGCGGGGCGCTTTTACCTCCTATACAAGGTGCAATAATTGACCTTGGCACGGTAGGTCCATTGCCTGCTGTTAATTTTTCCTTTTTTCTACCATTCGTTAGCTTTATAATGATTGCAATTTATGGATACCGATCGAATAAATTTCAAAGTTGA
- a CDS encoding RHS repeat domain-containing protein: protein MIQFKFILALLCTVLVIKANGQELPEVIPPSPEAQKIIQYIDYPVSYSTGLSSVNIPLYTIKSKELNLPLSLSYHASGLQPSADDGLVGLGWKLNTGGTITREINGQPDEQYWDHIIKSEDDLPYGEQCDEVINGGCYHTKNDPGYTYMSNIEKKIDDSEYDIFYYSLLGSSGKFVFKRSNDINTFLEPITLPYKPSVSIKPILKNSTPGGYYFEYFDIVDENGNFYRFGKSISTEKEELEKFVNNSSSITVKGSTSWLLTEIISANKTDTIYFEYENVFNTETPTLEAHKYILKLNRSQSVTEGGLGSSLSGYSYTQKRIKKITSKNCEVSFSYKGKYYKNKILEKIEIFKRGGTTPFKTINLKSSKYHNDSDRLNWYKLEEVSFEDVDLEEIYKYSLVYYNDGTPSKFPNIHDEQTEETYSVDYWGYFNGASNTALLDPSQSNIGPFISKTADRTPNPIYSMSGALESITYPTGGKTTYTYEGNENSNGSIIGGLRIREIKKEGGGEDMLRTFVYGIGTDVISFGYPTNIIGLPVSSGLFRQISIQLNGNVASSLTRTYLSAPEASINLNGSPSTYKNVKEYIGSETNNTGWIEHDFDAFPIVSHQHISTDVFPKNEWVLWWPYYELFTTQPIGIAYEAEVFYQSTYVFGEVFEKSTKYYNGSALIKEVENFYSHEEKELLQGLKIRRFVSPSSSYGVLKNRFFWRRNYHVQQLSQTLDSTVVTDYLEGGELTSRTYYTYDANLFVKESKTKDSKGVWKISKMKYPTDFATSGNVYEKMKARHILSPVIETSNYLGSTFLSSLKSSYKEWGGDIIAPELVQTKKKGQASAETRIRYESYDDFGNPRTVRKEGGTPITYLWGYNNTLPIANVANAAYEEDIETYTEQAPISYSNAITISVPTDQDLPNTTFTIDQAQTVTFTVSLSSLGSPGSPGENILYLSLDGSTWSYKLDAGENMPSAPSITKTLQPGTYSIKYRAALLLNGSGLILDLNGSYLRTLKRAHATVFHTSFEEDGNNSSYAKTGRKIHYGTYKVPLPTTAGKYILSYWKKQGSGDWQYTEEPPITVTSTAFQTKTIGAIGSYIDEVRLYPTDAQMTTYTYDPLIGMTSQTDPNGLTTYFEYDSFGRLKLVRDHEGNILKSNEYNYKH, encoded by the coding sequence ATGATACAATTTAAATTTATACTAGCACTGCTCTGTACCGTGCTGGTGATAAAGGCAAATGGGCAGGAACTGCCTGAAGTGATACCTCCATCCCCAGAAGCACAAAAAATTATTCAATATATAGACTATCCTGTAAGCTATTCTACTGGTCTTTCTTCGGTAAACATTCCGTTATATACAATCAAATCAAAGGAATTGAATTTGCCATTATCCTTGAGCTACCATGCATCGGGTTTACAGCCATCTGCGGATGATGGCCTTGTGGGCTTAGGATGGAAACTCAATACAGGAGGGACAATTACTCGAGAAATAAACGGTCAACCTGACGAACAATATTGGGATCATATCATTAAGTCCGAAGATGATTTGCCATATGGCGAACAATGTGATGAGGTTATAAATGGAGGATGTTATCATACAAAGAATGATCCTGGGTATACCTATATGAGTAACATTGAAAAAAAGATCGATGATTCCGAATATGATATCTTCTATTATTCCTTATTAGGAAGCTCAGGTAAGTTTGTGTTCAAAAGGAGCAATGATATAAACACCTTTTTAGAACCTATCACATTACCTTACAAGCCATCTGTATCAATTAAGCCGATACTCAAAAACTCAACACCAGGTGGCTATTATTTTGAGTATTTTGATATTGTGGACGAGAATGGCAATTTTTATCGGTTTGGCAAATCTATTTCGACAGAAAAAGAGGAACTAGAAAAGTTTGTAAACAATAGTAGTTCTATTACTGTCAAGGGAAGCACATCATGGTTATTAACAGAAATTATATCAGCTAACAAGACTGATACGATTTACTTTGAATATGAGAATGTATTCAATACAGAAACCCCTACATTGGAAGCACATAAGTATATTTTAAAGCTGAACAGGAGCCAGTCTGTTACAGAGGGGGGGCTTGGTTCTTCCCTCAGCGGATATAGTTATACCCAAAAGAGAATAAAAAAAATAACTTCCAAGAATTGTGAGGTTAGCTTTTCCTATAAAGGGAAGTACTACAAAAACAAGATTCTTGAAAAAATAGAAATCTTTAAAAGGGGAGGCACCACGCCTTTTAAAACGATTAATCTCAAGAGTTCCAAATACCACAACGATTCAGACAGGCTAAATTGGTACAAGCTTGAAGAGGTCAGCTTTGAAGATGTAGACCTTGAAGAAATATATAAATATAGTTTGGTCTATTATAATGATGGGACTCCATCAAAGTTTCCCAATATTCATGATGAGCAAACAGAGGAGACCTACTCAGTAGACTACTGGGGCTATTTCAACGGTGCATCCAATACCGCCCTACTAGACCCTTCCCAATCAAACATTGGACCGTTTATTAGTAAAACAGCAGATAGAACCCCTAATCCAATCTACTCAATGTCAGGAGCATTGGAAAGTATTACATATCCCACAGGGGGCAAGACCACTTATACGTATGAAGGAAACGAAAATTCAAATGGGTCAATTATCGGTGGATTACGGATACGTGAGATAAAGAAAGAAGGGGGAGGAGAGGATATGCTAAGAACCTTTGTGTATGGAATTGGTACAGACGTAATATCCTTTGGATATCCCACAAATATTATTGGGCTACCGGTAAGTTCTGGCTTATTTAGGCAAATTTCGATACAGCTTAATGGAAATGTGGCATCTTCATTGACACGGACTTATCTCTCTGCCCCGGAAGCAAGCATAAACTTAAACGGAAGCCCTAGTACCTATAAAAACGTCAAAGAATACATTGGTAGCGAGACAAATAATACAGGCTGGATAGAGCATGACTTTGATGCTTTTCCTATAGTAAGCCATCAACATATATCCACAGATGTTTTTCCGAAAAATGAATGGGTTTTATGGTGGCCTTACTACGAACTATTTACAACCCAGCCTATAGGGATAGCTTATGAAGCAGAGGTCTTTTACCAATCCACATACGTATTTGGTGAAGTTTTCGAAAAAAGCACAAAATATTACAATGGTTCAGCATTAATAAAAGAAGTCGAGAATTTTTATTCCCATGAGGAGAAGGAACTATTACAAGGCCTAAAAATAAGACGTTTTGTAAGCCCTTCATCATCGTATGGAGTTTTAAAAAACCGATTTTTTTGGCGTAGGAATTACCATGTCCAACAACTATCCCAAACACTCGACAGCACGGTAGTGACAGATTATCTAGAGGGCGGGGAGTTGACATCTAGAACCTACTATACCTATGATGCTAACTTGTTCGTGAAAGAAAGCAAGACCAAAGACAGCAAAGGCGTTTGGAAGATATCAAAGATGAAATACCCCACCGACTTTGCTACCTCGGGGAACGTCTATGAGAAGATGAAGGCAAGGCACATCCTCTCCCCTGTCATAGAGACATCAAACTATCTGGGCTCGACATTCCTTTCCTCGCTCAAGTCCTCGTACAAAGAGTGGGGCGGGGATATCATCGCCCCAGAGCTGGTACAGACCAAAAAGAAGGGGCAGGCCAGTGCGGAGACAAGGATAAGGTACGAGAGTTATGACGACTTTGGAAACCCTCGCACGGTAAGAAAGGAAGGGGGCACGCCCATCACCTACCTCTGGGGCTACAACAACACACTACCGATAGCAAATGTGGCCAATGCAGCGTACGAAGAGGATATTGAAACATATACCGAACAGGCTCCAATCTCGTATTCAAATGCCATTACCATAAGCGTGCCCACCGACCAAGACCTACCTAATACTACTTTTACCATCGACCAAGCGCAGACGGTGACCTTTACGGTATCTCTATCAAGCTTGGGCTCTCCAGGCAGCCCAGGTGAGAACATACTATACCTAAGTCTAGACGGTTCTACTTGGTCTTATAAATTAGATGCAGGAGAGAATATGCCATCGGCTCCTTCAATAACAAAGACCCTACAGCCCGGGACCTATAGCATCAAATATAGGGCGGCCCTGCTCCTCAATGGTTCTGGACTTATACTCGATCTCAACGGCAGCTATTTACGAACCCTAAAGCGCGCCCACGCCACCGTTTTCCATACCAGCTTTGAGGAAGATGGCAATAACAGCTCTTACGCCAAGACAGGAAGGAAAATCCATTACGGAACATACAAGGTCCCTCTTCCTACCACTGCCGGGAAGTACATCTTGAGCTACTGGAAAAAACAGGGCTCCGGAGACTGGCAGTACACCGAAGAACCTCCAATAACGGTCACTTCGACAGCTTTCCAGACAAAAACGATAGGTGCTATCGGTTCATACATAGACGAGGTAAGGCTCTACCCGACAGATGCCCAGATGACCACCTACACCTACGACCCGCTCATAGGGATGACCTCCCAAACAGACCCCAACGGGCTGACCACCTACTTCGAATACGACTCCTTCGGCAGGCTCAAGCTGGTCAGGGACCATGAGGGCAACATCCTCAAGTCTAACGAATACAACTACAAACACTAA
- a CDS encoding DUF6443 domain-containing protein, with translation MKLKIYSIALLALCWLATWDAHAQTDKNYVRSHTYTTKRQTLPANPLGLTKEQAQSSTQYFDGLGRPIQTVIKAGSPTGKDMVSPVLYDEFGREAFNFLPYVASDSTGTYKSMTGIVDPVASPTPYQGSEQYDFYNSGTIGNGITGDTKPYSKTAFEASPLNRVLSETGAGANWHNLGKNVQFFEMVNATENDIEDIVLPRDQAEYPINTNSGNLIGAAKSVTLEPGFTFTATANGSATVYISQYKASEVHQWSIENGSPQNEGLYPMGEIYVKQVIDENGQSMYEFTNKSGQVILKKSEVASETVTSGSESSTETVFTWTYYIYDDFGNLRFVLAPEAFETLKENSWTWNSKAADLSFEYRYDGRNRMTEKRIPGMEGFVYMVYDKLDRLVLTQDPVQRNSSLWAFTKYDVFNRPVLTGITTITAASQSAAQGLVDTHGTFNESRGSSILGYTSVAYPSNQQESAYLSATYYDDYEWSPSLSFDDTQSGKGFDDDYFTRLKGQVTGSKTRILGTSDWLETVIWYDDRYRPIQVVTQNNLEGSDRVYTQYDFAGRVTKTRTLHKAQGKADIAILKTFALDHLGNVTQIDHEIEGTGHTETIAMNTYNALGQLQNKVLNNDSGSGETAAYAYNIRGWMKSINGASDPNNMGNNKLFNMELFYESGFGTAQYNGNIAGVKWQTATTDMERNFQYSYDKLNRLTAANYGFDQNFNSDEDYDVSNITYDLNGNILSLNRKGLTQQVQEQKSYGYIDQLSYSYDGNRLLGVTDGTSGNDHEVAGDFKDGNTSGNDYAYDANGNLVKDLNKGIKDGSGNGITYNHLNLPSVIKFGSSDKRIEYTYDAAGIKLQKKVFEGGALKKTTDYVGEFVYEDGELQFMHMAEGRVLPKSALPFENGDGYVYEYHYKDHLGNLRVSFREATKEYVATMEETPEETKELEEATFDQLGTRDGEFSHGGTKAVKIESTVGPYKMFKISKDDKVEASVWVYYDNPASSPSSGNYSTFFSESFGTGSETGSFFGNLGLGMKPPGTDGLNGVPLAYVQVVFYNENDEVVQSARKEIRSEGSDNWIELKASPDKAKHNGYAKVFVVNESSEPVWVDDFKITHQQLVVQENHYYPYGMNMAGIERKGAPDHLFQYNGGVEKEESFGLNWYETEYRNYDSQLGRWHQVDPLSEAARSWTPYRYGLNNPIRLNDPSGLLEASDVLKFLEKGGSLPNGYTWTDDDSDVNDGVYDQQEDRRYEKIDDIGDEFGIHIFRDKDGSVHYVNTDTGFKKSVSAEELKKFRSRLNELSPYIEALMLLKEPGVGFNFSASAILGGGFAGDISIIKGIDGVGVYLSLGPALGYDIGIAAGGFKLIDTANDGISIIGGDPAGLEVYGGGGFILNGVVGTNLDLNNPKLSGFKRLNTQYIKVGASIGGKGGGSVGLSYSIELYKTRDK, from the coding sequence ATGAAATTAAAAATATATAGCATAGCCCTGCTTGCCCTCTGCTGGCTGGCAACTTGGGACGCACATGCCCAAACGGACAAAAACTATGTGCGCTCACATACCTATACTACCAAAAGACAGACGCTCCCCGCCAACCCACTAGGGCTGACCAAAGAGCAGGCACAGAGCAGCACCCAATACTTCGACGGGCTGGGAAGGCCTATCCAGACAGTGATAAAAGCAGGATCTCCCACTGGAAAAGACATGGTATCCCCTGTCCTCTACGATGAGTTCGGCAGGGAAGCGTTCAATTTCTTGCCCTACGTGGCCAGTGATTCCACAGGGACATATAAAAGCATGACCGGGATCGTCGATCCAGTGGCTAGCCCAACTCCCTACCAAGGAAGTGAACAGTATGACTTCTACAATTCAGGTACGATAGGAAATGGCATCACAGGCGATACCAAGCCCTATAGCAAGACCGCATTCGAGGCATCTCCATTGAACCGAGTGCTCTCCGAAACAGGGGCAGGGGCAAACTGGCATAATCTTGGCAAGAACGTGCAGTTCTTCGAGATGGTAAATGCCACAGAAAACGATATTGAAGACATCGTGTTGCCCCGCGACCAAGCAGAATATCCGATCAACACTAACTCGGGCAACCTGATAGGGGCAGCAAAGTCCGTGACCTTAGAGCCAGGCTTTACGTTCACCGCTACCGCCAACGGCTCGGCAACCGTCTACATCTCCCAATACAAAGCATCAGAGGTACACCAATGGTCGATTGAAAATGGGTCGCCACAAAACGAAGGGCTCTACCCCATGGGCGAGATCTATGTGAAGCAGGTGATAGACGAGAATGGGCAAAGCATGTACGAGTTCACCAACAAAAGTGGGCAGGTCATCCTCAAGAAATCGGAAGTAGCTAGCGAGACGGTGACAAGCGGGAGCGAAAGCTCTACAGAGACCGTGTTCACCTGGACCTATTATATCTACGACGACTTCGGTAACCTCCGCTTCGTACTCGCGCCAGAGGCATTCGAGACATTGAAGGAAAACAGCTGGACATGGAACAGCAAGGCAGCAGACCTCTCCTTCGAATACCGCTACGACGGCAGGAACAGGATGACAGAGAAAAGGATTCCAGGGATGGAAGGTTTCGTGTATATGGTCTACGATAAGCTGGACAGGCTGGTGCTTACCCAGGATCCCGTACAAAGGAATTCAAGCCTATGGGCATTTACAAAATATGATGTGTTCAACCGCCCCGTGCTTACGGGCATCACCACGATCACGGCAGCAAGCCAATCAGCGGCACAGGGTTTGGTAGATACCCATGGGACGTTCAACGAGTCACGCGGCAGCAGCATCTTAGGCTATACAAGTGTGGCCTATCCGAGTAACCAACAGGAATCTGCCTACCTCAGCGCCACTTATTATGACGATTACGAATGGAGTCCTTCGCTCTCGTTTGACGACACCCAATCTGGAAAAGGCTTTGACGATGACTATTTTACAAGGCTAAAAGGCCAGGTGACGGGCAGCAAGACCAGAATATTGGGCACGAGCGACTGGCTGGAGACCGTGATCTGGTACGACGACCGCTACCGCCCCATCCAAGTGGTGACCCAGAACAACCTTGAAGGTTCGGACAGGGTGTATACCCAGTATGACTTTGCGGGCCGGGTGACCAAGACCCGTACACTGCATAAAGCACAGGGCAAGGCAGATATCGCCATCTTGAAGACTTTTGCTCTCGACCACTTGGGCAACGTGACGCAGATAGACCACGAGATAGAGGGAACGGGGCATACGGAGACCATCGCCATGAACACTTATAACGCCTTGGGGCAGCTCCAAAACAAGGTCCTGAACAACGACAGCGGCAGCGGGGAAACGGCAGCCTACGCCTACAACATCCGTGGGTGGATGAAGTCGATCAACGGGGCGAGCGATCCCAACAACATGGGCAATAATAAGCTCTTCAATATGGAACTGTTCTACGAGAGCGGCTTCGGCACTGCCCAATACAATGGCAACATAGCCGGGGTGAAGTGGCAGACCGCCACCACCGATATGGAACGGAACTTCCAGTACAGCTACGACAAGCTCAACCGCCTCACCGCCGCCAATTATGGCTTTGACCAAAATTTCAACAGCGACGAGGACTACGACGTATCGAACATCACCTACGACCTCAACGGCAACATCCTTAGCCTAAACAGGAAAGGGCTGACCCAGCAGGTGCAGGAGCAAAAGAGCTATGGGTACATAGACCAATTGAGCTACAGCTACGATGGAAACAGGCTGCTAGGCGTGACCGACGGCACCAGCGGCAACGACCACGAGGTGGCGGGTGATTTTAAAGATGGGAACACCAGTGGCAACGACTATGCCTACGACGCCAATGGCAACTTGGTAAAAGACCTGAACAAGGGCATAAAAGACGGGAGCGGGAACGGGATCACCTATAACCACCTCAACCTGCCCAGCGTGATCAAGTTCGGATCTTCCGACAAGCGGATAGAGTACACTTACGATGCGGCGGGGATCAAGCTGCAGAAGAAGGTATTTGAAGGTGGCGCACTGAAAAAGACCACCGACTATGTAGGCGAGTTTGTGTACGAGGACGGCGAGCTGCAGTTCATGCACATGGCAGAAGGCAGGGTGCTGCCCAAGAGCGCGCTTCCATTCGAGAACGGGGACGGCTATGTATATGAATACCACTACAAGGATCACCTGGGCAACCTAAGGGTAAGCTTTAGGGAGGCGACCAAGGAATATGTGGCGACCATGGAGGAGACCCCGGAAGAGACCAAGGAACTGGAAGAAGCCACTTTTGACCAATTAGGGACAAGAGATGGGGAATTTTCACATGGCGGGACTAAAGCGGTCAAGATAGAATCTACGGTAGGCCCTTACAAGATGTTCAAGATCAGCAAGGACGACAAAGTAGAAGCATCCGTATGGGTCTATTACGATAACCCAGCATCTTCGCCAAGTTCAGGTAACTATTCCACATTTTTCTCGGAAAGTTTTGGGACAGGCTCGGAAACAGGAAGCTTTTTTGGTAACTTGGGATTGGGCATGAAGCCTCCTGGGACTGATGGCTTAAATGGTGTGCCCCTCGCCTATGTGCAGGTGGTGTTCTACAACGAGAACGACGAGGTGGTACAGAGCGCCAGGAAGGAGATCAGGAGCGAAGGCTCGGATAATTGGATCGAACTAAAGGCCTCCCCTGATAAGGCTAAGCACAATGGCTATGCAAAAGTGTTCGTAGTGAACGAGTCCAGCGAGCCGGTATGGGTAGACGATTTCAAGATCACGCACCAGCAACTGGTGGTGCAGGAAAACCACTACTACCCCTACGGCATGAACATGGCGGGGATAGAAAGGAAAGGAGCCCCTGACCACCTTTTCCAGTACAATGGAGGAGTTGAGAAAGAGGAATCTTTTGGGCTTAATTGGTATGAGACAGAGTATAGAAACTACGATAGTCAATTGGGAAGATGGCACCAAGTTGACCCATTGTCAGAAGCTGCTAGAAGCTGGACCCCCTACAGGTATGGACTTAACAACCCTATACGACTTAATGACCCCTCAGGCTTATTGGAAGCAAGTGATGTCCTAAAATTCTTAGAGAAAGGTGGGAGCCTTCCAAATGGTTATACATGGACTGATGATGATTCGGATGTTAACGATGGAGTATATGATCAACAAGAAGATAGGAGATATGAAAAGATTGATGATATTGGTGATGAATTTGGTATACATATTTTTCGAGATAAAGATGGTTCGGTTCATTATGTGAATACAGATACAGGTTTTAAAAAATCAGTGTCTGCAGAAGAACTTAAAAAGTTTAGATCAAGATTAAATGAATTATCACCTTACATAGAAGCTTTGATGCTACTTAAAGAACCAGGAGTTGGATTTAATTTTTCAGCCAGTGCTATTCTTGGAGGAGGGTTTGCAGGAGACATTTCGATAATTAAAGGTATTGATGGTGTAGGTGTTTATCTTTCGCTTGGACCTGCTTTAGGGTATGATATTGGAATCGCCGCGGGCGGATTTAAGTTGATTGATACTGCAAATGATGGAATTTCTATTATTGGAGGTGATCCTGCTGGACTTGAAGTCTATGGAGGTGGGGGGTTTATTTTGAATGGTGTAGTTGGTACTAACTTAGATCTTAATAATCCTAAGCTGTCGGGTTTCAAAAGGCTTAACACCCAATATATCAAAGTTGGTGCTTCAATAGGTGGGAAAGGAGGAGGAAGTGTTGGATTATCTTATTCCATTGAATTATATAAAACAAGAGATAAATAA
- a CDS encoding transposase, with product MGFKNFIGIDISKETIDLALLTGHGELVNLKWDNDRDALSKGLKGLFKVHGLEEGDTLLCAEHTGQFGNKLVDTCLCLGLCLWMEPAYAILRSQGLTRGKDDRADAIRIAQYAKRFSDRAKLSEPTPKTIKVLKLLSAERELAVRDLSKYRGQLKQEEGFLDKGYFKEKEKRVKGIIAAYKKTIDEIEEQMGQLIEDDPGIKGNFDKIVSVEGVGMQTAIATIVATENFRKFDDPKKFVCHIGCAPFRYVSGSSIRSRNKVSYKANKELKKIFHMAALSTLNTTGELRKYYDRKVAEGKNKMSVLNAIRSKLVHRIFAVIKQDRKYEKNYTHTLA from the coding sequence ATGGGATTTAAAAACTTTATCGGCATCGATATCAGCAAAGAGACCATCGACCTTGCCCTCTTGACCGGGCACGGCGAGCTTGTCAACCTCAAATGGGACAACGACAGGGATGCCCTGTCAAAGGGGCTGAAGGGTTTGTTCAAAGTGCACGGGCTTGAAGAAGGGGATACCTTGCTATGTGCCGAGCATACGGGGCAGTTCGGCAACAAGCTGGTGGACACCTGTCTCTGCCTAGGGCTTTGCCTCTGGATGGAACCGGCCTATGCCATCCTCCGCTCGCAAGGCCTGACAAGGGGAAAGGACGACAGGGCAGATGCCATAAGGATCGCCCAATATGCCAAGCGTTTTTCCGATAGGGCAAAGCTATCCGAGCCTACGCCCAAGACTATCAAGGTGTTAAAGTTGCTTTCCGCCGAGCGGGAGCTGGCCGTGCGTGACCTGTCGAAATATAGGGGGCAGCTAAAACAAGAAGAAGGGTTTCTCGACAAAGGGTATTTCAAGGAAAAAGAAAAGAGGGTAAAGGGTATCATCGCCGCTTATAAAAAAACGATCGATGAGATAGAGGAACAGATGGGGCAGCTCATAGAAGACGACCCGGGCATCAAGGGGAATTTCGATAAGATCGTCTCCGTGGAGGGCGTGGGCATGCAGACCGCCATCGCCACCATCGTGGCCACGGAAAATTTCCGGAAGTTCGATGACCCCAAGAAGTTTGTCTGCCATATCGGCTGTGCGCCGTTCAGGTATGTGTCGGGCAGCAGCATCCGTTCACGCAACAAGGTCTCGTACAAGGCAAACAAAGAGCTCAAGAAAATATTCCACATGGCAGCCCTGTCTACCCTCAACACGACAGGGGAGCTCAGGAAATATTATGACCGAAAAGTCGCAGAAGGGAAAAACAAGATGTCGGTACTCAACGCTATCAGGTCAAAGCTTGTCCATAGAATTTTTGCCGTCATAAAGCAAGATAGAAAATATGAAAAAAATTATACCCATACCCTTGCATAA